One Candidatus Hydrogenedentota bacterium genomic window, CTCGGAATGTAACGCCGATTTCCAAATCGGCTTGCTGAAACACGATATGCCGATTAGGAAATCGGCGCTACCAAGCGGCCATTTTCAATTTCACCTCAAGCACTCGATACCTGATCCAACATGAAATTGCCCGGAAACGCCAATCTTCGTGGAACGTTTCATTCTTTTGTCTCAAGAACTCGGTACTCTCATGTACAGACCTATTCTTTTGGAAGTGGAAAAGATTCTTGCGGGAGAAGGCAAGCAACCTCCTCTTTGGGTCTTCCGCGCCTTTGCGTTGAGTTCTTTTCGGTAATTTTGGACAGGGAGGATTCTGCCTAATTGCTTTTCTCGCGGGAAACGTTCGGCCCGGCGGCTTCGACGGATTTGACCGAGCCGCGCCCAGCGGCCTTGTCCACCGCGGCGACGGCCACCGCGTAATCGTGCACGGCGCGCACCAGCGCCGTCTCAGCGGCGGTCAAGGCCAGCGCGGCATCCAGGATTTCCGTTTGTGTTCCGACGCCTTCTTGGAAACGGAGTTCGGCGAGCCGGCGTCCCTCGCGGGCCAGTTCGACGGTGCCTTTTTCCTTTTTGACGCGCGCGGCGGCGTCTTCGGCCTGGATGTAGGCGGCGCGGACATCGAGTTCAATAAGTCGTTTCACGTCTTCGATCTGGTGTTCGAGGCTGCTTTTCTGGGCCCGGGCTTCCGCGACGTCGTGGCGTCGCTTGCCGCCGGCGTAGACCTGCCATTCCGCGCCCACGCTCAGCGTCCATCCGTCGGGTTGGGCTTGCCCGCCGCCGTCCACATTGGTCCATGTGGCGGAAGCGGCAGCGCTGGGCAGAAACTGTCCTTTGGTGCGTCTGATGTTCTGGCTGGCCGCGGCGAGGCCCTTGTTCAACGCCTGCAATTCGGGGCGCGTTTCCAGCGCCTCGGCGACAAGTTGATCCTGCGCTTCGGACAACGGCGTCCAGTCCATCTTGCCCACGAGCGAGATATCGGTGTTTTCCGGCAGGGCCAGCAAGCGCCTCAAGTTGATCAATGCGAGCCGGGCGGCATTTCCGGCGGCCACCAGGTCGGCTTCGCGAGCGCCCACTTCGGTCTTCGCGCGCAGCACCTCGAAATTGCTGATGAGACCCACTTCGAGCATTTTTTCCGCGTCGCCGAGATGGCGTTTGAACGTGACGACGCTTTCATCCGCCACGCGCACCATCGCCCGGGCCAGCAGGCAATTGTAATAGGCCTGCTTGACCTCGAATTCGAGCGTGTTCAGCTTGGCCTGTTTGGTCCATTCCTTCGATTGCGCGAGATATTCGGATGCCTTGACCGCCGCCTGGATTTGACCGCCCGCGAACAGGACCTGCGAGATGCTCAACACGTCGCGGCGCTGGTCTTTCTTGCCTTGGAAAGAGTTGAGGCCGCCGCCGAACAGGCGGCCAAGAAGACCGGGAATCTCGATGTTCTGCAGGCCGTCCACGCGAATGAAGGCTTCCTGCACCTTGACCTGCGGACGCCGTGCCGATTCGGCCTGTCCA contains:
- a CDS encoding TolC family protein, whose translation is MRFVIVLLVCMSFVAVAQPPQTDAAPADPASPPVAIEDKDVALVADDVLKGFETFWASEENVSANALALDIRQCVETALSRNAQVLVADDEIAAAKANIGQAESARRPQVKVQEAFIRVDGLQNIEIPGLLGRLFGGGLNSFQGKKDQRRDVLSISQVLFAGGQIQAAVKASEYLAQSKEWTKQAKLNTLEFEVKQAYYNCLLARAMVRVADESVVTFKRHLGDAEKMLEVGLISNFEVLRAKTEVGAREADLVAAGNAARLALINLRRLLALPENTDISLVGKMDWTPLSEAQDQLVAEALETRPELQALNKGLAAASQNIRRTKGQFLPSAAASATWTNVDGGGQAQPDGWTLSVGAEWQVYAGGKRRHDVAEARAQKSSLEHQIEDVKRLIELDVRAAYIQAEDAAARVKKEKGTVELAREGRRLAELRFQEGVGTQTEILDAALALTAAETALVRAVHDYAVAVAAVDKAAGRGSVKSVEAAGPNVSREKSN